The Streptomyces sp. NBC_00483 genome contains the following window.
GGCGATCACCGCGCGGGACAGTGGCAGCACGATCGTCCACAGGATCCTGAGGTCGCCGGCCCCGTCGATGCGGGCGCTGTCCGTCAGCTCCTGCGAGATGTTCATGAAGAACCCGCGCAGCACCAGGATGTTGAACACGCTCACCGCGCTCGGCAGGATCAGCGCCAGATAGCTGTCGGTCAGGCCGAGCGTCTGCACCAGCAGATACGTCGGGATGAGCCCGGCGCTGAAGAACATCGTCGTCAGCAGCGCCATCAGCAGCGCGCGGTGCGCGAACGAGCCCGGCCGGGACAGGCCGTACGCGGCGAGGACCGACACCCCCATCGAGAACACCGTGCCGACGCCCGTCACCCCGACCGAGACCAGCATGGCCCGGCTGACCTGGCCGCCGCCGAGCAACTCCTGGTAGTTGACGAAGGTGATGGCCTCGGGCCACAGCACCAGGCCGCCCGCCGAGTCGATGACGTGCCGGGGCGACAGGCTCGTGACGATCACGACCCAC
Protein-coding sequences here:
- a CDS encoding carbohydrate ABC transporter permease, translating into MSATAERPRSGPSPRRSPRPRPQWQPPERPVWEEPPTRAGLGAKGLILAVCCVAVLGPLWVVIVTSLSPRHVIDSAGGLVLWPEAITFVNYQELLGGGQVSRAMLVSVGVTGVGTVFSMGVSVLAAYGLSRPGSFAHRALLMALLTTMFFSAGLIPTYLLVQTLGLTDSYLALILPSAVSVFNILVLRGFFMNISQELTDSARIDGAGDLRILWTIVLPLSRAVIAVISLFYAVAYWSAWFNAMIYIDDPTKLPLQNVLMQLVQKNTALPTGLSQAVNAGELSALGLQMAMMVLALAPVAVASPFVQRHFKKGMLIGAVKG